A genome region from Pirellulales bacterium includes the following:
- a CDS encoding TCR/Tet family MFS transporter: MSTVSPGPRAILFIWLTVLIDTIGLGIVLPVLPELISQLEGVPTNEAARYGGYLATTFAIAQFIFGPVMGNLSDRFGRRPVLLAALLAFGLDYLLMGAAPSLAWLFVGKLVAGITGATVTSANTYVADVTPPDKRAQYFGFMGAAFGLGFILGPALGGLLGHWGPRAPFWAAAVTALANVAYGWLVLPESLPRESRRPFSWHRASLWGTWKQLSRYSVVVGLIGVLFLWMLAHQSLPHTWAYYARFRLKWDEAQVGMSLAFAGVTMMAVQGFLTGTIVRVLGEWRACLFGLITGIIGFVGYGLADRGWMVYLFIVVMAPAGVVFPSIRALMSQQIPADSQGELQGGISSLHSLTSIFGPILMTQLFAYFSSAGAFIYLPGAAFLFAGLLSIGSLALLIRVPVAERRESPSLERAEA, from the coding sequence ATGTCGACAGTCAGCCCCGGTCCTCGGGCCATTTTGTTCATCTGGCTGACCGTCTTGATCGACACGATCGGCCTGGGCATCGTGCTGCCGGTCTTGCCCGAGCTGATCAGCCAGTTGGAAGGGGTTCCGACGAATGAAGCGGCCCGCTACGGCGGCTACCTGGCCACGACCTTTGCGATCGCGCAGTTCATTTTCGGTCCCGTGATGGGCAACTTGAGCGACCGGTTCGGGCGCCGACCCGTGCTGCTGGCCGCGCTCTTGGCCTTCGGTCTGGACTATCTGTTGATGGGCGCCGCGCCGAGTCTGGCGTGGCTGTTCGTCGGCAAACTCGTGGCCGGCATCACCGGCGCGACGGTGACCTCGGCCAATACATATGTCGCCGACGTGACGCCGCCGGACAAACGCGCTCAATACTTTGGCTTCATGGGCGCGGCCTTCGGGCTGGGGTTTATCCTCGGTCCCGCGCTGGGCGGTTTGCTCGGACACTGGGGGCCCCGCGCGCCGTTCTGGGCCGCGGCCGTCACGGCGCTGGCCAACGTCGCCTATGGCTGGCTGGTGCTGCCCGAGAGTCTGCCGCGCGAGTCTCGCCGCCCCTTCTCATGGCACCGAGCGAGCCTGTGGGGAACCTGGAAGCAGTTGAGCCGGTATTCGGTCGTTGTCGGCCTGATCGGCGTGCTGTTCTTGTGGATGCTCGCCCACCAGTCGTTGCCCCATACCTGGGCCTACTATGCGCGGTTTCGGTTGAAGTGGGACGAGGCCCAGGTCGGCATGTCGCTGGCCTTTGCCGGAGTGACGATGATGGCCGTGCAAGGTTTTCTGACCGGTACGATCGTGCGAGTGCTGGGCGAGTGGCGGGCCTGCCTGTTCGGTCTGATCACGGGCATCATCGGCTTCGTGGGCTATGGTCTCGCCGATCGCGGTTGGATGGTCTATCTGTTCATCGTCGTGATGGCGCCGGCGGGCGTCGTGTTTCCGTCGATTCGCGCGCTGATGTCGCAGCAGATCCCGGCCGATTCGCAGGGGGAATTGCAGGGCGGCATCTCCAGCCTGCACAGCCTGACGTCGATCTTTGGCCCGATCTTGATGACGCAACTATTCGCGTATTTTTCCTCGGCGGGGGCCTTCATCTACCTGCCCGGCGCGGCGTTTCTGTTCGCCGGTTTGCTGTCGATCGGCAGCCTGGCGTTGTTGATACGCGTGCCTGTTGCAGAACGGCGCGAATCGCCGTCGCTGGAGCGTGCCGAGGCCTAG
- a CDS encoding response regulator produces the protein MVRILVVDDEEGYRCNLSLCFEAEGFDVRTAATTTEALDVTAQFKPDVVIADWMLREERNGLDLLHAIHERVPSVEGILITGYPSSELWASAKRADVFEALEKPFDIDDLLSIVRYAAQSRHSKQ, from the coding sequence ATGGTCCGCATTCTCGTGGTGGATGACGAAGAGGGGTACCGCTGCAACTTGAGCCTCTGTTTCGAGGCCGAAGGGTTCGACGTACGGACCGCCGCAACCACGACCGAGGCGCTCGACGTCACCGCGCAATTCAAGCCCGACGTCGTGATCGCCGACTGGATGCTCCGCGAGGAGCGCAACGGTCTCGACTTGCTGCACGCCATTCACGAGCGGGTGCCTAGCGTCGAGGGCATCTTGATCACGGGCTATCCGTCGAGCGAGCTCTGGGCGTCGGCCAAGCGAGCCGACGTATTCGAGGCCCTTGAGAAGCCGTTCGACATCGACGACCTGCTGTCGATCGTGCGCTACGCGGCTCAAAGCCGGCACAGCAAACAATAG
- a CDS encoding DUF1569 domain-containing protein: MKVDTRKVRNRRRVHYRDFDELLADAERLAALPRVQCLGNWTVGQTMQHLGNAMHGSIDGPTFNVPWHIKLIGRLFLWRWLVYGPFPAGLQLPRRAAERLIAGPDATTAAGLEKMRTGVARLRSETQRIIHPVTGPLTPAQWERFHLTHAALHMSFLVPDESA, translated from the coding sequence ATGAAGGTCGATACACGCAAGGTCCGCAATCGCCGCCGCGTGCACTATCGCGACTTCGACGAGCTGCTGGCCGACGCCGAACGCCTCGCGGCGCTGCCGCGCGTGCAGTGCCTGGGCAACTGGACCGTCGGGCAGACGATGCAGCACCTGGGCAACGCGATGCACGGCTCGATCGACGGGCCCACCTTCAACGTGCCCTGGCATATCAAGCTCATTGGCCGGCTGTTTCTCTGGCGCTGGCTGGTCTATGGGCCTTTTCCGGCCGGGTTGCAATTGCCGCGCCGCGCGGCCGAGCGGCTGATCGCCGGCCCCGACGCCACGACCGCCGCGGGGCTCGAGAAGATGCGCACCGGCGTGGCCCGGCTCCGCAGCGAGACCCAGCGCATCATCCACCCGGTAACGGGGCCGCTCACCCCGGCGCAGTGGGAACGGTTCCACTTGACGCATGCCGCGCTGCACATGAGCTTTCTGGTGCCGGACGAATCGGCGTAA
- a CDS encoding isoprenylcysteine carboxylmethyltransferase family protein, whose amino-acid sequence MTTAPVQIVPQVPLAFEPGRRLARRSIWVRSRTLLAGAVLAPAVLLAVIFESAPVPGSWLQVASAQLGWALIVGGVMLRLWATLYIGGRKSKRLVTEGPYSLVRNPLYLGTLLAVCGACLAWQSLVMFAALLVALPLYTRLTIRDEERRLRHHWGAQYDHYAASVPRLWPRWQWPASPAVVEVHVAGLLRELARAALWLTALPLAAALTPWLRAAGRALLSLG is encoded by the coding sequence TTGACTACCGCACCGGTACAAATTGTCCCGCAGGTCCCCTTGGCCTTCGAGCCGGGGCGCCGGCTCGCACGGCGCAGCATCTGGGTACGTTCCCGTACTTTGCTGGCCGGTGCGGTTCTTGCGCCGGCAGTCCTGCTGGCAGTGATCTTCGAATCGGCGCCGGTACCAGGCTCCTGGCTGCAAGTGGCCAGCGCGCAACTCGGTTGGGCTCTGATCGTCGGCGGCGTGATGCTGCGGCTGTGGGCCACGCTCTATATCGGCGGCCGCAAGAGCAAGCGGCTGGTCACCGAGGGCCCCTACTCGCTGGTGCGCAATCCTCTCTATCTGGGTACGCTGCTGGCCGTGTGCGGAGCGTGCCTGGCCTGGCAAAGTCTTGTGATGTTCGCGGCGCTGTTGGTTGCGCTGCCGCTGTATACGCGGCTGACGATTCGCGACGAGGAACGGCGCTTGCGTCATCACTGGGGCGCGCAATACGACCACTATGCCGCCAGCGTTCCACGGCTGTGGCCGCGGTGGCAATGGCCGGCATCGCCGGCGGTCGTCGAAGTGCACGTCGCCGGACTGCTGCGCGAGCTGGCGCGAGCCGCGCTGTGGCTGACCGCTCTGCCGCTCGCGGCGGCGCTGACACCTTGGCTGCGTGCGGCCGGCCGCGCGCTGTTGTCGCTGGGCTAG
- a CDS encoding glycosyltransferase family 39 protein — MKRWWNETAFAGTATPPDGDANLPLYVSGVVLALSLAGLLLLSNTAYPFFEPDEGRYAEIAREMLTSGDFLLPMRQGKAYQDKPPLLFWLTAGSMAAFGHTTAAVRLVPACAALWTLGVVYWAGQRMVGRRAALLGMAALLFSTGFILSGRFLSFDALLTAATTTALLCGAVAIDQARHQTRWWLASAAACGIGGLTKGPIALVIVVPPLLLHEWLRGRGTLRARTGRWLLYFGIVLGVAAPWFVAASIYRPEFAEYFFWRHHVARFVVGIAHVQPFWFYVPILIGAMYPTSLLVGAVAVFLTSRSLEIRRLRTHAFGFLMLAGLWIFGFFSASQSKLPAYVLPSVPLFALAAGVVCDRTLINEVSTRYFRGIRLTLPKLWCVSLALVLAGLLVADWMVVSHEAEGTAAEVLGSLAVCGLLITAARNFSQPLVCTTSLGAATVVISLLGLVDFAPEMARKRSVALQVRQLVSDPQQAGLTIACLGRAQDAVAFDQLEHRPVLELPIADIHAFVDLLAERHRLLVLVKDADSPRWRERLPANVQLEQLDEKSQIYLATFAEASVVRHPIGSGLQ; from the coding sequence TTGAAACGTTGGTGGAACGAAACGGCGTTCGCCGGCACGGCAACGCCACCCGACGGCGACGCAAACTTGCCGCTCTACGTGAGCGGCGTCGTGTTGGCCCTGTCGCTCGCGGGACTGTTGCTGTTGAGCAACACCGCCTATCCGTTCTTTGAGCCCGACGAAGGGCGCTACGCGGAGATTGCCCGCGAGATGCTGACCTCAGGTGATTTCTTGCTGCCGATGCGGCAAGGCAAGGCGTATCAAGACAAGCCGCCGCTATTGTTCTGGTTGACGGCCGGAAGCATGGCGGCGTTCGGCCACACGACGGCCGCCGTGCGGCTGGTCCCGGCTTGCGCGGCGCTCTGGACGCTGGGGGTCGTCTATTGGGCCGGCCAGCGGATGGTTGGCCGCCGCGCAGCGCTGCTCGGCATGGCGGCGCTGTTATTCAGCACGGGCTTCATCCTCAGCGGCAGGTTCTTGTCGTTCGATGCCCTGCTGACTGCCGCCACGACCACCGCACTGCTGTGCGGCGCCGTCGCGATCGACCAGGCCCGCCATCAAACGCGCTGGTGGCTGGCGAGCGCCGCGGCTTGTGGCATCGGCGGGCTGACCAAGGGTCCGATCGCGCTGGTGATCGTCGTGCCGCCGCTGCTCTTGCATGAGTGGCTGCGCGGGCGCGGTACGCTGCGGGCACGGACCGGGCGCTGGCTGCTGTATTTCGGCATCGTCTTGGGCGTCGCAGCGCCGTGGTTCGTGGCGGCGTCGATCTATCGCCCGGAGTTCGCCGAATACTTCTTCTGGCGGCACCACGTCGCCCGGTTCGTGGTCGGCATCGCCCATGTGCAACCGTTTTGGTTTTATGTGCCGATCTTGATCGGGGCGATGTACCCGACGTCGCTGCTGGTCGGTGCAGTCGCCGTGTTCCTGACCAGTCGATCGCTGGAAATCCGTCGGCTGCGAACCCATGCTTTTGGCTTTCTGATGCTGGCGGGGCTGTGGATCTTCGGGTTCTTCTCAGCTTCGCAGTCGAAATTGCCGGCCTACGTGCTGCCGTCGGTGCCGTTGTTCGCCTTGGCGGCGGGCGTGGTCTGCGACCGCACGCTGATCAACGAGGTCTCGACGCGCTATTTCCGAGGCATCCGACTCACGCTGCCCAAGCTGTGGTGCGTGTCGTTGGCGCTGGTGCTCGCGGGCCTGCTGGTGGCGGACTGGATGGTGGTCTCGCATGAAGCCGAGGGCACGGCCGCCGAAGTCCTCGGGTCGCTCGCCGTGTGCGGGCTGCTGATCACCGCGGCGCGCAATTTTTCCCAGCCGCTGGTGTGTACCACGTCGCTGGGCGCCGCAACGGTGGTGATCTCGCTGCTGGGGCTGGTCGACTTTGCACCGGAAATGGCCCGCAAACGGTCCGTGGCCCTGCAGGTCCGGCAGCTCGTGTCCGATCCGCAACAGGCGGGCCTGACGATCGCCTGCCTGGGCCGCGCGCAGGACGCGGTGGCCTTCGATCAACTCGAACACCGGCCTGTCTTGGAGCTGCCCATCGCCGACATCCACGCCTTTGTCGACTTGCTCGCCGAGCGCCACCGGTTGTTGGTGCTCGTCAAAGACGCCGACTCGCCGCGCTGGCGCGAACGCTTGCCGGCGAACGTGCAGCTCGAACAACTCGACGAAAAGTCGCAGATCTACCTCGCCACATTTGCAGAAGCATCGGTCGTGCGTCATCCCATCGGGTCGGGGCTTCAGTAG